The Mus pahari chromosome 2, PAHARI_EIJ_v1.1, whole genome shotgun sequence genomic interval GGGCTTGCATAGATCCACTgccttatttcaaaacaaaaattttagttttagaaCTCTTTGACTTATAAGATAATCTATCGATGCTTCTTGTTAGAAGAACCAAAAAATTATGCTACAAAATTGATTTCCTTTTGaattaaatgttttgcttttctgatgaATGTAAAGTTAGCTGAAGAACATTTTAAGAGATTTGAAAGCAAGtgtcaatagttttttttttttaaaccaatctCAAtattggtgtgtgcatgtgctaatGTGTTTTAATTTGATGGCTGTGTTACAAAAGAACTTCTAgacttagatttttctttttaatgtatgtattttgcTTCTTATGTGtttttacctgaatgtatgtatgtataccttgTGTATGCCATGGAGTTCAGAAGGGTGACATTAGCTCTTACGGAGAAGGGGttaatggatgattgtgagccaccatgtgggtgctgggaacagaacccaagtcctctggaagaggagcttGGGttcttcctgctgagccatctctccagccctataaccAGATCCTTACAAATTAGCCATTCACgaccctccttccttctgtttcgtcctttaggctttattttattttgagacatggtccgAGTCTGTGgacctggcctggaacttgttatgtggtccaagctggccttgaactcacaagagctccactttcctcttcctttcagtattaggattaaagtcatgtattACTGTACTCACctgaagtgttttcttttactaCAGGAAGAACAATTCAAATAGCTTAAATAGGATGAATGGTGTTATGTTTCCTGGAAACTCACCAAACTATACTGACAGGTGAGAATAtggtgggggtttttttttgtttttttaaattgtccaGAGTGTCTGTTTTCTGGTAGTATTTGAATTAAGGCTCagtatacttttttttccttttaaatatctattttatgGGGAAGATACAAGATATATGTTGTGTATCTTGGACACAAGGCTACATTACATAGGGTAAAGCACAGATCCAAAAGCCAAAATTATTGCAAATACTTGTGATATGTACTTTAGAAggggtgattgtgtgtgtgtgtgtgtttagttatttttattttttattatatttttatattatttctaaaagtAGAAAATGATGTTCATTTATCTCATTATAGGTCTAATATAAACGGGCCTGGAACACCTAGGCCACTTAATCGACCAAAGCTTTCTTTGTCAGCCCCCTTGACAACAAATGGTTTGCCTGAGAGCACAGATAGCAAAGATTCAGACCTGCAGCTAAGTGAAGAGAAAGGTCACAGGTTTGTGTGTTTCATATTTGAAGAGATAGAAATGCAAAGAAATTTAACAAGTGTTAAAGGTTTTTATAGCACTATTTACTATTTACAAGGTGGAATGGACCTTCTGTATTTAATGGGCTCCATTTATGGGTTTCAAAGATTCAGCCAGTAAAAGATCAAAAGTCATTGAAGGAGAAAGTTTGCATCTGTCCTGGTTAGGGACTTTGTCCCCTGTGCCTAAGAGTGTTCATTTGCATTATGTCACCTAGCATTGATTCACAAGTAAGGGAGATGATTGCCCTGGAGGTCCTAGAACTTTCCATGGGTCCTGAGGGACAGACCAGGCCTTAAAGTTGCTGAAGGAGATATGGCTTCTGTACTGCATCAGTACAGCTGGAGGTGAATGTAGAATATTCCAGAAAGCTCATAGACTCTGACAAATTGGTCCTAATGAAACAGTTCAGGTTGCTTTGGAAATTGTTTTCTTAGCACAGATACTAACATTTAATTTCACAGTcagttaagtttttaaaattagaggtGAGAATGTAGATTATgaggaaaatacttttattaatgaCACTTTAAAAAACCATCTGCAGTGATTCTTCAGCCTCTGAATCAGAAGTTTCCTTACTGAGCcctgttaaaaataaacatccaGATGAAGATGTTGTGGAGTCTGAGGAACATGAGGTGAAAAGACTGAAGTTTGACAAAGAAGGTGACCTCAGAGAGACAGCTAGCCAAACGGTGTCCGGTGAAGTCTCTTCAGTTAGAGCAGAGGAGACGGAAACAGCAGCTCCCCCTCCTGACAAGGACAGAGAAAGTCGAACCAGGCAGCACTgtacagaagaggaggaggaggaggaggaggaagaagaggaggaggaagaaggtgagGGAGGGGGTGGAGATCACCCCTTCTTCCCCACACAGTGCACATGGGGCTCTTCTGCATGCTACTTGCTGCTGAATTTGAGGAGCTATGAGCCTTAGACACAGGAGTCATGAAACTTAACTGGGCgtgtcttgaaaataaatttaactacAACATTTGCTTATTTCTAGAATCGTTTATGACACCAAGAGAAATGGTCCCAGAaagaaaaaatcaagaaaaggaaTCTGAGGACGCCTTAACTGTGAATGAAGAGACTTCAGAGGAGAGCCATCAGACGGAAGGCTCTGGTGTGTCTCTAGCTCAGACAGACTCCGCTTCAGAAAGGAGTGACAGTGCAGGGGCCTCAAGGAGTGGCTCTGATTGCCGGGAGACACAGGAGTCAGGAGGGTCCCCTTCCAGTAAaactggagaaagtgtgtcagtgTCGTCGTCCATGGAAAATGACGAAGCCACGGAAGTCACAGATGAACCAATGGAACAAGACTAACTACTTAAAAACACTTAGAGGCAGTATTTTACATACAGTTCTGGTTTTACACTGTATAAAActtttaagtaataaataaagtGGACCTTTAGTTTTACAAGAGAAACAGGCTGTAAAATAAAGAACCTTAAGAATAAATCCTGAAAGTTGTTTGTGGAAAGGAGCTGTGAGTACCGGCTCCTTTGGGTCCCGCTTAGtgctgattttcttgttttgtttggttttttgtttggtttttttcctggtGTACTCAGATCAGTGGTTtgtgtatagatttttttttttttaatttagaattaaagtttttaaactgGAAGAGAATTATACTTTTGAAAACTTTAAAGATCTCATTTGGTTTATACATACACAAGGAAGATTTTTGTCTTGTCTCTAGCAGTTTCCATATTTTGGTCATAGTTTAAACAGGTTAACATGTGAATTAATAGGGTTTCATGTGGTTTCAGATTTTTATTGTTCGACTGTACAATGGAACCTtaagtcatatatacatatatagattatCCTAAGGGGGGatgttatatttttctgtttctataagaGATGAATACAGTGAATACTTTTTTATTAGTAATGACTGAGTTCACTTCTTTCAGAAGACCTCTTCTGAGTAGTTGAGACAAAAATCTGGCCCCTGTGAAACCCTGGGAATCTTTTAGTCTGTTGAAATACCAGGTTAAACACATTCCAAGAGATCTGTGCAAACTAGATTCTTTTGTATACTTCTAAGGTGCCTGAGACAACACGACTTCATTATTTATGAGAAAGTGTGCTTTATCTTGAGAGTTGCGCTCAAGCGTTAGCTTACTGTTGGTTGAATGAGTGCTTTGGAGCCTGACATGAAACCATCTCAAGAGCCCACAGGTCCCATAACGTTTGATTGCTTTTCTGAACACTGTCAACATCACATCTGTCTTTCTGAATAATCCTATATGCCACATGGCACTGGTGTGAAACATCACTGTACTGGAAGAATTAGTAGAGGACTTCAGTAATGTACCTGAGCTAAATGACTGAGGCATTAGGGGTACACAGAAACCACCATGATTTGTATAACATTTTGAagtgaattaatatttttgaacatGCTTCTTCAACAGCCAGTGTTATATTTTTCAGATCAACACAAAGCACAATGGTTATTACTCTATAAActcaatattttcaaattcacaTATTTAAAGTCATGCAAGCTGCAACTTCCCTGTCAGAATTACTGGCTGCCAAATTTATACCTGTTTCTTCAGCTGTACTTTTTgatatttagaatttttaaatttctgtaaagTAGATTTTGTAGACTGTAATGTGTTCACTGCCTTTGTGAAGCggtatataattgtataatttcGTGTGTAACTGAATGCTTGGGCTTTCAATACAGTATTCATATAAAGcaataaatattaatgttatGAAATATTGGAGTACATttttatcaaaatacaaaaatccctttttTAGTTTCAGACATCTGAGGTACAGGGATGGACCTAATAGCTGATGCAAACAGTTTCTCACACTGTATCCTAAGCTTCGGGTGATTTGAAGGGAAACCACAAGGTTTGGATTTTGACTGCTTAGACATTACTATGGCTAAAAAGATATTTGGCTCCGTTTGTTCATAAAGTAATATACTACTGACTGATGACCTTCAGGTTCACAGCAGCTGGGCGGTATATTTATGAATCTGTCTAGTAAAACTGAATGTTGATTTACTGCACCCAAGAGGAGTGAAAATCAAATGTAACTTGGCAAAAAGgttaaaatgaagcaaattttAAGTGTGACACTCATTTGTAATGGCCTGTTATAGTTGAGGGATTGCCAGTAAGAgcagattttaaagattttaggTTTGgagtttctgagattttttttcttagggTATTTATGAGATTGTTGTCAATAAACCTGTTCTCTAAGCTCCTGTGACCTTTGATAGTCTTTATTTATGGTGCCATGGACCATTCACAAACAAGTCAGTTTGCTGCTGGTTAAAAGATTTAGCATGGTGAATAGAGGTCTGTGGTTTTATTTGTAAACTTGCAGTTGCTATCTTTGCAAGGGGAAgtgtatttctttattaaataaagtACAATTAATGGTGAATGTACCAAAATGACATAACTCAATTCTATGAGAGGTCTGCATTTTAACCTATAGTTTAATAGCTTTAATATTTATTAGCTATTCCTATGTTGATCATAGATGAAAGTTGTTGCTGTTTATACAGATACACATAGGATACTGGTTGAAGGGTCTCTAGGGCAGTTGTAATGTTCATCACCGTGTGGAACCATGTTCAGACGGGATGCACTGGCCCCTTGGAAGTCCATTTCCACAAGTATTGTTAGATGCACTTACAGGAGACTGCAGGAAAGTATCAGTTCTAAGAAGAACTGAGTCATTTGTGAGTGACGAAAAAGGTGAGTTTTAGGTACATTTCCTTAATGTATCCAGCAAAGCCCTATGAGAAGACCCAAGAGGGAAGGTCAAGACTTCTGTGGCTGAAGTAGCTGGCCCTTTGATGTTGAACAGATTCTTAACCTGTTTCTCCTTTCCCAAGCCTGACTCGAGACCTGGGCACTGCTGATGAGACAGAATGCACATGACATGGTTTTGCCACTTCtcccttttaaaaagtgaaagcaTTTTGAAAATTGTCTTCAGTTCTGAAAATGTAGAAGTGAgtagtgaaaatatattttgagtgttAATAGATAAATTTATCCACTAATTATTTGTCACAACTACGGTCTTTACCGTATGTAGCCAGAGCAATGGAGTTACAACTCTTTGGCTTTTGAAAACTATTTCAGAAACCCTGCCCCAGAAAGTCTTAAAGCATTGAGATCcctgtgttttattttggcaGTGTAGATAGGcatgtatttatgcatttgtAAAATCAATTTTTTCAGATAATGTATGTAATGTACTAGCTTAAACAGTTCTGGGCAGAGCCTAAAGCTGCTGCAACAATTGAATGTGACGCCTGTATTGAGGGTGGAAATGTACCTGCAGAGCCAAAGCAAATTATTCCGGGTAGTGTTTCAAATTGTCTTTTGAGCGGGAGTTTCTTAGATATATTGGTTTTGAGAAACTGAAGATCAGTTCTTGAGATTTGTGTTAATTATAAGATGAATGGATGCAAAAANACCTTGTAATTTCATATGGAATTATGAAAATTAGCTTGATGGGATATTGGCCTAACAAGGATGCTGGTATGTACTGGCTAGAATACatatatttcacatttaaaaaaatccgGACACCTGAATTCTCTTCTTTCAATTTGGAGCCTAGATCGATCACTTTGccaaataaatgtattattttcataaTGCAATAAAGTGTAAACTAGAAGAATGTTTTCATGTGTGGAATCACTTTATTATTGTGATGCATCTGCCCCATTGCTCTTCAATTGAGGAGGGAGTCACAGGGAGGAAGTCTCATGAGGAATACTCAAAGTGATTGGAGGGTGCCAGCAGGGAGCTGTGTAACTGTGGCAGTCACAGTCCCAGGCCTGTGTGCAGGTCTCTGGTGATGTACTTGGCATTGGTTTGCAAGCactgatttatgtgtgtgttgaaatCATCTGAgaaacccccacacacaccttgagGTAAGTTGTAGGGTCAGATGAGAGCACCCGGATTTCTTAGTTCTCATTCCCAATTGAACTTTGTGGTGTCACAGAATTGGCACTAATAATGGAAATTTGTAGTTGACTTGTACTTCCAGGAATTGGGTGGCCTCTGGCTTTTTTGCTAAGATGAAACTAATGAAGCCGGCTTTAGTTTTAAAGTTTATGGTCTTTGTGTTTGGTgtacaaaatacattttgaatgttGATCATTGGATAATTTTAATCCTgggctcaattcctagcacccacatgttggttcACGATCACCCCCAAGTGGTTTGATTTCCTCCTTAGGTTCTATAAGCATATGGtagacatatatgcacacatacacacataaagaggGAGGCAACTAAGAATTAGGTGATTTGATTTTTGGTTATGAGGGAGGTCGATCAGGATGATCTGCCTTGATGTCCTACCAAGGACACAATGTGGGTCTCCAGCCTGTCTCACCCTGCAGTTTCTGGTTAGCTTACACACACCCAGCAACAGCACACATAAAACAACAAATTCAATTTCTGTCTCGATGCTTTTATTTCCACATATCTCACTTAAACCCTCCCCATCCAACATGTGCCCTTACCCATGGAGCTTAgcacttggggtggggggtggaatgGGAGGTGGGGGATTGAAGCTGGATTCCTAGGGTTTGAATTCTAACTGCCTCAACTTGTTGCTTGGGTAATCACTAAAACAAGAGGGCAGTATGTTAGGAACCGTAACAGGCTCTGGTGGGTGCTGTAAGTACTAGTTGCTATGTTCACATAAGGTCAGGCTTAGTACTAACACTGTCATGTGTTCACAGATGAGGTTGAACTTTTGCAAACACAGGGTACTCATCACTGCCTGCTGGGACTTGCCATAGTGAACATGGGACACACATTGAGGACAATGCCCTCACACACACCATTTATCCAGCAGATCTTTGTGAAATGTCTGAATTGGTCCCTAAAAGCTGCATCCCCCATCATTTTAGCTGCCCTTGGGCCATATCATATTCACACAAACCATGACTTCTTTAGTGTCCTGTTAAGTGGTTTTGTGGTATTTCAACTTGTGGCCAGTTCAAACATCTTAACTGgtcccctccctcactccctggACAACTGCAAAAGCCATTAAACTTCAGTACTTAAAGAATggttcagctgggcagtggtggcacacgcctttaatccccacacttgggaggcagaggcaggctgatttctgagttcgaggccagcctggtctacagagtgagttccaggacaaccagagctacacagagaaaccctgcctggaaaaaaccgaaacgaaacaaaacaaaaagaatggttCAGGCAAAAAGTGACACTTGTCCCTAGGTCTATGgtggtggaggaagaggcagacagcCAGACAGGTTATTATCTGGATAGTAAACCCCATGTTATATTTCACCTTACGTGGCAAGGTGCACTAGTGTACTAGTGTTTAAGTGTAATGTACTGTCTGTCCTAGCttgcttctctgtttctgtgataaagcagcttgtggaggaaagggtttattttggcttcagGTCACTGTATCATCAAGGGAgacagaactgaagcagagaccatgaaggaacactgcttgctggctgGGTCCCTAAGCCCCGGCTTGGTCCAGTATCATTCTTACACAGCTTGGGCCCAACAGCCTAGGGAgtgcactgcccacagtggacaccTCAGACATCCATTAGGAATTTTAGAAAATGCCCTACGGATGTGTTCACAGGCCAATGTGATGGAGATAATTCTCTAGCTGGGGGTGCCTCTTCCTAGGCATGTCAAGTTTACAATCAAACCTAACCATCACAATAAGAATACTGGAGGTGGCCACTTGCCTACATGATGTCCCTGCAAACACCCCCAGCTCACCATGCTGGTCTCGCTTAGCTTGACAGTCTCACTTCTTCTGAGgaatctcttcctttctccattgcTCCCACTGGCTTGTCCTTTGAGGACTGACCCTGTAGAAAATGCAAAACAGCCACACTTGTTTGTGGGCGGTTTCCTGTTCTTAGGTTCTGCAAACTCATGGCTGCTGCTCCTTCAGGAAGCACAGAACTTCATTCACTTGCACAAAGACCGGTGACATGCTTTACCAGTGGCTCAGCCACTCCTTGCCGCTGTTGGTGGCTTTTTGGAATTCGTGTTAACGCTTGTCTCTGAAGAGAATCTTCTAGAAAACACGGTCTGTGGTGATTCTCCTCGGTACACTCCAGAGAGACCGTATCCCAGTGGCTAAGAGCCAGCAGCAAGGGGCCATGAGTTAAAGATGGACACAGGCAGATCTAGGGCTGCTGCGCAAGGATGGGGTGACTTGGCAGGCTCAAGTGTGGTCTAAGGTGTCAATGCACAAAGCACAGCTCTCGTCTTAAAGGGAACAAGACACAGTTTACTCTGGAGCCGTTTTGAGTAACCATGACTTGTGAACATAGATTTAAGTCACTCCAAACTCCATGCTCCAATGTGGAAGCAGTCTCGTGAAGCCTTGGAGTGGAATAGATAGAGCATAGAACATCATAGATCAAGGCAGGTTTGAAGTACACTGGTGAGAACATCAGAGAGACAGACTTAGCACAATGAGACCGGGGGAGCTTGCCTGTGGCTTTCAGACACTGTCTGATGACGTTCTTTAGCTTTTGGGTTCTTGGAAGCTGGTGGTCTGCTAAGGTAATAGATTCCGCAAGGCTTTTATCTGTTAGTCACATGTGAGTTCGGAGGAGGTGGGCCAGGGCTTTTCCAGAGGGTCCGAACTAGCCTGAAGTAAGGTGGTCAGTCTCTGGACCTATCCGCAACACTCCGTCTTCTCCACAGAACTGCAGTTCAAACAGGTCAATCAGCCTCTGCAGACATAGCCTTCCCATAGGAATTCTCATTCACATATTCACAGCAGGACCCGCCGATGTGCTCTGGACGACGGCTTCATCGAGATGGCTACCGTGACTCCAATAGAGTCACTTAGGTAGATGATAGAGCCATCTCTTTAGACATTCATGCAGGGAAAAGCAAAACTTAAGAGAGCCAAAGAAAAGCAGGACTTTTGTGACACACGGGGAATTGGTGCGTAAAGGTCAGCTGCTACAGTAAAggggttttaaaaacattttttttttgatatttcttttttactttatgtgtatcaGCGTTTCggctgtgtgtatgtctgtgtacccgatgtgcttgtggaagccaggagaggcctttgaatcccctgcaactggagtcaGAGACGGCTGTGAACTGTCATGtaggtggtgggaattgaaccctctggaaaagcagccagtgttagTGTCgttaacttctgagccacctcaccagccccattaagtgtttcatttttttcccttctaaaaaaaaatttatttatttcttttatatatgaggGCTTTATCTGCATGTAGACCTGCACTTTagacaagggcatcagatcccactacaggtggttgtgagccatcatgtggttgctgggatttgaactcaagacctctggaaaagcagtcagtgctcttagtcactgagccatctctccaccccctacctttttaaagtatttattatgttttttttttttttatgtgggtgggtggggaatgaACACAtcactgcatgcatgtgaagacCGGACAGCACCTTACAGGGGTCCGGTTCTCTCCACCTTTATGTAGACTTCAGGGTTCAAACTCAAGGAGAGGGCCTAGGCTGGAGCAGCAGGCctctttacccgctgagccacatTTTGGAAGATGCTTGCATTTTAGCCACTGATCAGATGTCATGTCCACTGATCAGATGTTATGAGGCATGAGGTGAGCGGCAGTAATCAGGAGTGGTACACATCTCTTCAGCTCACCTGAGAAGCATTCTATTAAAGCTGGCATGGAAGTCGGGAACtagggaggctgagccaggaaggtttagagttcaaggtcagcctgggccgcAGAGTGAGACCCCATCACAAATGGAACAAAGCATTTGCAAACTTTTTATAATCTAAAGACTCGggtcattttacttttaaaattgatgGCAAGAAGTTCCACGTCTTGGCTACAAGTCTTGTAACCTGAAGTGAAGGCCATGTGGTAGCTACTTtgcaggagcggggggggggggtgtaaccAGTTCCCCCTTACCCACCTCAGCCCCAGGAAGTAGCCACTGCCATTGTCTCTACTGCAGCGATAAGACAACATTTCAGAGAGGTTGAGTCAGTTCTCCAGTGACACACAGCTGTGTGAACACTGAATACCATCTGATGATCAGGTTTTCCTTGTGTCTCTAGCTTTTCTTGCCTGTACAAGGAATATTTGTAATGATTTCATGCTCATTAAAAACGCTTTCCGTTCTCTTTTCCCTACTTCTTCCAAAATTATCAAGTGATCTTAGTAATGTAAGTCCCCTTGGAAGTAATCAATATGTAAAAATGGGTGGAGTTCAGATGCCTCTCCACTGCTATCTAGGTTGGTTACTcctcagtctttctgtctctctctgtctctctctctcccattccctctccctctgtctctcccttccttgtgtttctccctttccctctgtctctgtctctctgtctctttctctctgtctctttctttcacacacacacacacacacacacacacacacacacacacacacacacacacacatgtgtatgatgtatatggaACTAGAGATCAGTGTCTGGTGTTTTCCTCTATTGTGCCCGCCTTGCTGTTTGAGACGCAGTCTTTTCTCTGTACCTGAAGCTTGCTGCTTGCGATCCTCCTGGGATCCACTAggccccactgctgggattacagatgctgCGCCTGGCATTTGTGAAGGTGCCAGGGATCCGGCTGacctcaggtcctcctgcttgcagGTGAGCATTTAACCGACCTGTTAGCACCCACGTCCACAGCCTGTCTTCACTCTTTTGAAGGCTCCATTTGAAGAAAGACTTCTGAAGGCTTCAGCTAACAGGGTGTTCAGTTTCTTCAGTGAATTCTCACTGCTGTTGCTCTGTACATTTCACTGAACTGtgacttaaaaacaaacttaGGACAAAGCTGCTTGGATCTCAGTCGTTATAAAACCTCGGGCACCAGGAAGAAATCCTACAGTTTGTTACTGTTATCACTGTCCCAACAGGTAGCTTCTTAGCCTGCTGTCCCAAATAAGTGTTCCCATTTTGAGTTTTACGTCTTAAACAAAGGTGACTTTAAGAAAAATCGCTAGTTTTCCAATGTACCAGACCATGACATTGCACTGATGGAGCGGATGCATGGCCTCGTGGTGCCTCCTTGTGGTCATGAGTCTACCTGCAAGATGGTGTtggttttttattaaaaaaaaaaaaaaaaggaagaaggaagaacggaggaaggaaagaaggaaggaaaggaggggaagaaggccTTACATATCTTTCTAGTCAGCACATTTTAAGGTGTTACGGACCTGCCAAAACTATACAATTCATCAAACTTTAACCTCTGCATAAAATGGACATTTTCCTCAGCGTTCCCCACTAGTCTTACAGTGAGAGCTACCAAAACATTTTGAGTGGCAACAGTGAGCCAGGGAAGGGAAGCTGGGCaagccatgtgcatgtgtgtgagaaccAGAGCTTGAACCCAGAAAGCCAGCGGAGAGGTGGGGAGGGCGTGAACTCAAGGGCCTGGGGCTGGAGGCTGCGCTcagtgcgcgcgcgcacgcacgcacttTACAGAACGAGAGTCCTTCTTTGGTTGTCTGTGCACGGGGATACGGCTTCACAGAGACAGGGGAATAAACAAGTAAGCAACACACAGAATAAAGATAGTTTCAGAAGGGAAAGTGCTGAGGTGGGAAGGAAGCAGACCCGTAAACGTTGTTACGAGGCCCATCTAGACCCTCAGTGTGCAGTTAGAGAAGACCCCTGGATTGGTGAAATGTTTCAGGGCATAAGGGTGCTTGACACACAACCCTGGAGATCTGAATTCCATTTTAAGgacgtggtggaaagagagaattgactcccagAAGTTTTCCTCGATcttcacatgtgtgctggggCGCTCACACCTGAATTCACACATACATCCTATACcgcccctctctctgtctcttggtctgtgtctgtctgtctctctgtctctctgtctctgtctctgtttctctctcacacacatacacacacacattttaaaaatcaaaactgagAAGTCCTTCCCTTATTAACATACCTGTGACACTTGTCATTGCAGAGCAAGTTATGAAGAGAGTCTTAAATCTAAAGCACCTGTCACGGATAGCCCCTACTgtaaaacatggagaaatcaagccgGTCCTCCCTCCCATGGAAGCCTCACCCGATGGtagctttcacagtgctggaaaATGCTCTGCGGGTTTCTGGAATGGACAGGAAGTCATCAGACCCACCCAGCTGCAAACCCTTCGAGCTACAGCAACTGCCCGACAAAGTCTATGTGAATAGGTTTGCCCCCTGCCTCCAACCCCATACAGGCATGTGTTTCACTGCTTGGCTCGTGTCGAggggcactcttaggaggtgtggccttgttggaggaagtgtgtcactgttgcggtgggctttgaggtctctaggcttaagctccacccagtgtggaattccAGTCCCCTTCTGTGGATTAGGATGTTGAACCCTcggctcctccagtaccatgtctgcctagacgctgccatgatgataatggactgaaggtCACAGACTGTGGCTAGAT includes:
- the Ppp4r2 gene encoding serine/threonine-protein phosphatase 4 regulatory subunit 2; its protein translation is MDVERLQEALKDFEKRGKKEVCPVLDQFLCHVAKTGETMIQWSQFKGYFIFKLEKVMDDFRTSAPEPRGPPNPNVEYIPFDEMKERILKIVTGFNGIPFTIQRLCELLTDPRRNYTGTDKFLRGVEKNVMVVSCVCPSSEKNNSNSLNRMNGVMFPGNSPNYTDRSNINGPGTPRPLNRPKLSLSAPLTTNGLPESTDSKDSDLQLSEEKGHSDSSASESEVSLLSPVKNKHPDEDVVESEEHEVKRLKFDKEGDLRETASQTVSGEVSSVRAEETETAAPPPDKDRESRTRQHCTEEEEEEEEEEEEEEEESFMTPREMVPERKNQEKESEDALTVNEETSEESHQTEGSGVSLAQTDSASERSDSAGASRSGSDCRETQESGGSPSSKTGESVSVSSSMENDEATEVTDEPMEQD